In one Parageobacillus genomosp. 1 genomic region, the following are encoded:
- a CDS encoding tripeptidase T → MVNQQRLVDEFLELVQIDSETKHEGEIAKVLKQKFEALGLHVIEDDAAAKTGHGAGNLICTLEATKEGVDPIYFTSHMDTVVPGKGVKPSIQDGYVVTDGTTILGADDKAGLAAMFEAIRVLKEQNIPHGTIQFIITVGEESGLVGAKALDPSLIQAKFGYALDSDGKVGNIVVAAPTQAKLKVVVHGKTAHAGVAPEKGVSAITIAAKAIAKMPLGRIDEETTANIGRFEGGTQTNIVCDRVDILAEARSLVPEKMEAQVAKMKEAFETVAEEMGGRAEVDVEVMYPGFKFGDGDHVVEIAKRAAANIGRPCELLRSGGGSDANVIAGFGIPTVNLAVGYEEIHTTNERMPIEELVKLTEMVVAIVEEVAK, encoded by the coding sequence ATGGTCAATCAGCAACGTTTAGTCGACGAATTTTTGGAACTCGTGCAAATCGATTCGGAAACGAAGCATGAAGGCGAAATCGCCAAAGTATTAAAGCAAAAATTCGAAGCGCTTGGACTGCATGTCATCGAAGATGATGCCGCCGCGAAAACCGGACACGGCGCCGGCAACTTAATTTGTACGTTAGAGGCGACAAAAGAAGGAGTAGACCCAATTTATTTCACATCGCATATGGATACGGTCGTGCCAGGAAAAGGCGTCAAGCCATCAATTCAAGACGGATATGTCGTCACCGATGGCACAACGATTTTAGGAGCGGACGATAAAGCGGGCTTGGCGGCGATGTTCGAGGCGATTCGCGTCTTAAAAGAGCAAAACATCCCGCACGGCACGATTCAATTTATCATTACGGTCGGGGAAGAATCCGGGCTTGTCGGGGCGAAAGCGCTCGATCCGTCATTGATTCAAGCAAAATTTGGCTATGCGTTAGACAGCGACGGCAAAGTTGGCAACATTGTCGTTGCCGCCCCAACGCAGGCGAAATTGAAAGTTGTCGTGCACGGCAAAACGGCGCATGCCGGGGTTGCTCCAGAAAAAGGGGTATCGGCGATTACGATCGCCGCAAAAGCGATTGCGAAAATGCCGCTTGGCCGCATTGACGAGGAAACGACAGCAAACATCGGCCGCTTTGAAGGCGGAACACAAACAAATATTGTCTGTGACCGCGTCGATATTTTAGCAGAAGCGCGCTCCTTAGTGCCGGAAAAAATGGAAGCCCAAGTTGCGAAAATGAAAGAAGCGTTTGAAACGGTTGCGGAAGAAATGGGCGGACGTGCTGAGGTGGATGTCGAAGTCATGTATCCAGGCTTTAAGTTCGGCGACGGCGACCATGTGGTCGAAATTGCGAAACGCGCCGCGGCAAACATCGGGCGTCCTTGTGAATTATTGCGCAGCGGCGGCGGCAGCGACGCGAACGTCATTGCCGGTTTTGGTATTCCAACGGTTAACTTGGCGGTTGGCTACGAAGAAATTCATACGACAAACGAACGCATGCCGATTGAAGAGCTTGTGAAATTAACGGAAATGGTTGTCGCAATCGTCGAAGAAGTTGCAAAATAA
- a CDS encoding acyl-CoA carboxylase subunit beta, whose translation MADMYDKINELYDRRREIELGGGDDKIEKQHAKGKLTARERIDLLLDEGTFVELNPFIEHRCTDFGLDGKKGPGDGVVTGYGKINGRTVFVFSQDFTVFGGALGEMHAKKIANIMDLAAKTGAPVIGLNDSGGARIQEGVLSLDGYGHIFYRNAIYSGVIPQISVIMGPCAGGAVYSPAITDFVFMVEKTSQMFITGPKVIEAVTGEKISAEDLGGARVHNTISGNAHFSGATEEEVLNQVRQLLSYLPQNSQEKPPFGPIPNEDDYRPDLADVVPIDAVRPYDVRNVILQVVDEGSFMEVQKNFAKNIVVGFARIKGEAVGLVCNQPKFMAGGLDIDSSDKAARFIRFCDSFNIPLITFEDVTGFFPGVKQEHGGIIRHGAKILYAYSEATVPKITVILRKAYGGAYVALNSKSIGADVVYAWPNAEIAVMGPQGAANIIFASEIENSPNPEETRAQKIEEYRNKFANPYVAAKYGMVDDVIDPRDTRIKLIQALEMLRHKHEERPKKKHGNIPL comes from the coding sequence ATGGCAGATATGTACGACAAAATTAATGAACTGTATGACCGGCGCCGCGAAATCGAGCTTGGCGGCGGTGACGATAAAATTGAAAAGCAGCATGCCAAAGGAAAACTGACCGCGCGCGAACGCATTGATTTGCTTCTCGACGAAGGGACGTTTGTCGAGTTGAATCCGTTTATTGAACATCGCTGCACCGATTTTGGTCTTGATGGAAAAAAAGGCCCGGGAGACGGCGTTGTGACCGGATACGGGAAAATCAACGGCCGCACCGTATTTGTCTTTTCGCAAGATTTTACTGTATTCGGCGGTGCACTTGGAGAAATGCACGCGAAAAAAATCGCCAACATTATGGATTTAGCCGCGAAAACAGGAGCGCCAGTCATTGGCTTGAATGATTCCGGCGGCGCGCGCATTCAAGAAGGGGTATTGTCGTTAGACGGATATGGGCATATCTTTTACCGCAACGCCATTTATTCCGGCGTCATCCCGCAAATTTCCGTCATTATGGGGCCATGCGCGGGCGGCGCTGTTTATTCGCCGGCGATTACCGATTTTGTGTTCATGGTCGAAAAGACGAGCCAAATGTTTATTACAGGACCGAAAGTAATCGAAGCGGTGACGGGGGAAAAAATTAGCGCCGAAGATTTAGGAGGTGCCCGCGTCCATAACACAATCAGCGGCAACGCCCACTTCTCCGGAGCAACCGAGGAAGAAGTGCTTAACCAAGTACGGCAGCTATTAAGCTATTTGCCGCAAAATAGTCAAGAAAAACCGCCGTTTGGCCCGATTCCAAACGAAGATGACTATCGTCCTGATTTGGCTGATGTTGTGCCGATTGACGCGGTCCGGCCGTATGACGTGCGCAACGTTATTTTGCAGGTTGTCGATGAAGGCTCGTTTATGGAAGTGCAAAAAAATTTCGCGAAAAACATCGTCGTTGGTTTTGCCCGCATCAAAGGGGAAGCCGTCGGGCTGGTGTGCAATCAGCCGAAGTTTATGGCTGGCGGGCTTGACATTGATTCGTCCGATAAAGCAGCGCGCTTTATCCGTTTCTGCGACTCCTTTAACATCCCGCTTATTACGTTTGAAGACGTCACCGGCTTTTTCCCGGGCGTCAAGCAGGAGCACGGCGGCATCATCCGCCACGGCGCGAAAATTTTGTATGCGTATTCCGAAGCGACCGTTCCGAAAATTACCGTCATTTTGCGGAAAGCATACGGCGGCGCGTATGTGGCTCTCAACAGCAAGTCGATCGGTGCCGATGTCGTTTACGCGTGGCCGAACGCGGAAATCGCCGTGATGGGGCCGCAAGGCGCGGCGAACATTATTTTTGCGAGCGAAATCGAAAACAGCCCAAATCCGGAAGAAACGCGGGCGCAAAAGATCGAAGAATATCGCAATAAATTTGCCAATCCATATGTCGCGGCAAAATATGGCATGGTTGATGATGTCATTGACCCGCGAGACACGAGAATCAAGCTCATTCAGGCGCTCGAGATGCTCCGCCATAAACACGAGGAACGTCCGAAGAAAAAGCATGGCAATATTCCGCTATAA
- the mce gene encoding methylmalonyl-CoA epimerase: MNVKKVDHVGIAVQSLEKALPFYVDVLQLKFLGVEEVESEKVKVAFLKAGETKIELLEPTSPESAIAKFIEKRGEGIHHVALGVDDIQERINELKEKGIRMIQETPKRGAGGALVAFMHPKSTGGVLYELCERKDAEV, from the coding sequence ATGAACGTAAAAAAGGTTGATCATGTTGGTATTGCCGTTCAGTCGCTTGAGAAAGCGCTGCCATTTTATGTCGATGTACTGCAGCTGAAATTTCTCGGCGTGGAGGAAGTAGAATCGGAAAAAGTAAAAGTTGCCTTTTTGAAAGCAGGAGAAACGAAAATTGAACTGCTTGAACCGACATCGCCGGAAAGCGCGATTGCGAAATTTATTGAAAAGCGCGGCGAAGGGATTCATCACGTCGCGCTTGGAGTGGACGATATACAAGAACGGATCAATGAACTGAAAGAAAAAGGAATTCGCATGATTCAAGAGACACCAAAACGCGGCGCCGGCGGGGCGCTTGTCGCCTTTATGCATCCGAAGTCAACCGGAGGCGTTTTGTACGAGCTTTGCGAGAGAAAGGATGCGGAGGTGTAA
- the prli42 gene encoding stressosome-associated protein Prli42 has product MSRKTQKFVVYLMLVSMLITTILAGISMWL; this is encoded by the coding sequence ATGTCCCGGAAAACACAAAAGTTCGTCGTTTATTTAATGCTGGTCTCCATGCTCATTACCACGATTTTAGCCGGCATTAGCATGTGGTTATGA
- a CDS encoding RNA-guided endonuclease InsQ/TnpB family protein, protein MLRGQKVFFRASKADLDRLYACNRESARVWNECLHLAKEHFLQHGGWITKSELQKQTKRKFHLHSQSIQAVCHKYLFARQSAHHAIQQGHAARYPYKKKKYFPTKWAKDGFKVYENGKIELSMGIHHGKREKPIVVYASHLPKGTIKEIECCFDHGLYLAVTYEDGQKAKAYEPGKAVGVDLGEVHTIGAFCENGQALLITGRKIRSLHRLRNKKLAEIQRRQSKCQKGSRRWKKYERAKQYVLSKSERQLRDALHKTTKQFVDWCRAQSVSDVYIGNVEGVQRNTRKKKRASRKQAQKLSNWSFGKVKQYLTYKLAPHGIRLHEIEESYTSQTCPVCQKRKKVPSRLFVCWCGYEEHRDVHGAKNILSKALHGTFVHWNVQTKLTYLRIA, encoded by the coding sequence ATGCTTCGTGGCCAAAAAGTGTTCTTCCGGGCATCGAAAGCGGATTTGGACCGATTGTATGCCTGCAATCGGGAATCCGCCCGTGTTTGGAATGAATGTCTCCACTTAGCCAAAGAACACTTCCTCCAGCATGGGGGCTGGATTACCAAAAGCGAGCTGCAAAAACAAACGAAAAGAAAGTTCCATCTTCACAGCCAATCGATTCAAGCCGTCTGCCACAAATACCTCTTCGCAAGACAATCTGCTCACCACGCGATCCAACAAGGACATGCTGCCCGCTACCCCTACAAGAAAAAGAAGTACTTCCCAACGAAATGGGCGAAAGACGGTTTCAAGGTTTACGAAAACGGAAAAATCGAACTGTCGATGGGCATTCATCATGGAAAACGAGAAAAGCCGATTGTCGTGTATGCGTCGCATCTGCCAAAGGGAACGATCAAAGAAATTGAATGCTGTTTTGATCATGGTCTCTATCTTGCGGTGACGTATGAAGATGGACAAAAGGCCAAAGCGTATGAACCGGGGAAGGCCGTTGGAGTCGATCTTGGAGAAGTACACACCATAGGTGCGTTTTGCGAAAACGGGCAAGCCCTCCTCATCACCGGAAGAAAAATACGCTCTCTTCACCGGCTGCGGAATAAAAAACTGGCGGAGATCCAGCGGCGTCAATCGAAATGTCAAAAAGGATCACGCCGATGGAAAAAGTATGAGCGGGCGAAACAATACGTGTTATCGAAATCCGAAAGACAGCTGCGGGATGCGCTCCATAAAACGACGAAACAGTTTGTCGACTGGTGCCGTGCCCAATCGGTTTCCGATGTGTACATCGGAAACGTCGAGGGAGTGCAGCGAAACACAAGAAAGAAAAAGCGGGCAAGCCGTAAACAAGCGCAAAAACTCTCGAATTGGTCATTCGGGAAAGTGAAGCAGTATCTCACTTATAAGCTGGCTCCACATGGCATTCGCTTGCATGAAATTGAGGAGTCGTATACAAGTCAGACATGTCCTGTCTGCCAAAAGAGAAAAAAAGTGCCTTCCCGCCTATTTGTGTGCTGGTGTGGGTATGAGGAGCATCGGGACGTTCACGGAGCAAAAAATATCTTAAGCAAAGCGCTGCACGGTACCTTTGTGCATTGGAATGTACAAACGAAGCTGACGTATCTACGAATTGCGTAA
- a CDS encoding L,D-transpeptidase, producing MRFILAMILMLFSFLSIPASETAETKPFIIINKAVNKLAFIHNGKMEAVYPVATGVNTWLTPEGLFTVTVKAENPYYRKQNIPGGAPNNPLGTRWIGFNARGTDGRIYGIHGTNNPASIGKYVSQGCVRMYNHDVEQLYEKVPVGTKVLIIRSNESFYSIAKRYGAL from the coding sequence ATGCGTTTTATATTAGCAATGATACTCATGTTATTTTCATTTTTGTCCATCCCCGCTTCTGAAACTGCAGAAACAAAACCGTTTATTATCATCAATAAGGCGGTCAATAAACTTGCCTTTATCCATAACGGAAAAATGGAAGCCGTTTATCCAGTCGCTACTGGTGTCAATACATGGTTAACACCGGAAGGATTGTTTACGGTAACTGTTAAGGCGGAAAATCCGTATTATCGCAAGCAAAATATCCCGGGCGGTGCGCCGAACAATCCGCTTGGAACGCGATGGATCGGTTTTAATGCGCGAGGCACGGACGGCCGCATATACGGAATTCACGGCACCAATAACCCAGCCTCCATCGGAAAATATGTCTCGCAAGGCTGTGTGCGCATGTATAATCACGACGTCGAACAGCTATATGAAAAAGTGCCGGTCGGCACAAAAGTGCTGATTATCCGCAGCAATGAATCGTTTTATTCGATTGCCAAGCGATACGGTGCGCTTTGA
- a CDS encoding aromatic acid exporter family protein produces MVKIGYRTAKTAVGTALSISIAQLAGLHNFASAGIITILCVQVTKKRSLKAAWARFVACVVAMLFSYIFFQGIGYYPFTVGLMLLFFIPTTVWLKVNEGIATSSVIILHLYAARQFTWKIICNELLLILIGISVALLMNMYMPSAEKQLKEYQRIIEDLFRIILKEIVRYLRTNETDWDGKELTLAADILEKAKLLAIRNVENHMLRNEEGYYHYFLMREKQLEIIERVLPLVTSLTYTVEQRNIVADFIDKLSDAVHPGNTADRFLRELHRMKKRFETMHLPKTREEFEERAALLHLVKELEQYLIIKSQFRDSKGKNQPSNATE; encoded by the coding sequence ATGGTGAAAATCGGATACCGCACAGCAAAAACTGCAGTAGGCACTGCGCTTTCGATTAGCATCGCTCAGCTAGCAGGGCTGCATAATTTTGCCTCTGCCGGCATCATTACGATTTTATGCGTTCAAGTGACGAAAAAAAGATCGTTAAAAGCCGCATGGGCACGTTTTGTCGCATGTGTTGTCGCAATGCTGTTTTCGTATATTTTTTTTCAAGGAATAGGATATTACCCGTTCACCGTCGGATTGATGCTGCTCTTTTTTATTCCGACGACGGTATGGTTAAAAGTAAATGAAGGGATTGCGACAAGTTCGGTTATTATTCTTCATTTATACGCAGCAAGGCAGTTTACATGGAAAATTATTTGCAATGAATTGTTGCTTATTTTAATCGGCATCAGTGTTGCGCTATTGATGAATATGTATATGCCAAGTGCGGAAAAACAGTTAAAGGAATATCAGCGCATTATTGAAGATTTATTTCGCATTATTCTGAAGGAGATCGTTCGTTATTTGCGCACAAATGAAACCGATTGGGATGGAAAAGAATTGACGTTAGCAGCAGATATTTTAGAAAAGGCAAAGCTGCTTGCCATACGAAATGTCGAAAACCATATGCTGCGAAATGAAGAAGGATATTATCATTATTTTCTAATGCGGGAGAAGCAATTGGAAATTATTGAACGAGTGTTGCCGCTTGTCACATCGCTCACATATACGGTGGAGCAGCGCAACATTGTTGCCGATTTTATCGACAAATTAAGCGATGCCGTTCATCCCGGAAATACGGCAGACCGCTTTCTTCGTGAACTTCATCGTATGAAAAAGCGGTTTGAAACAATGCATCTCCCAAAAACGCGTGAAGAATTTGAGGAACGGGCTGCATTGCTGCACTTAGTCAAAGAACTGGAACAATATTTAATTATTAAAAGTCAATTTCGTGATTCCAAAGGAAAAAATCAGCCTTCAAATGCCACTGAATAA
- a CDS encoding amino acid ABC transporter ATP-binding protein has protein sequence MIKVEDLHKSFGKVEVLKGITTTIKQGEVVAIIGPSGSGKSTFLRCLNLLEEPTRGRIWIGDQEITDKKTNIMKVRQHVGMVFQHFHLFPHMTVLENVTYAPIKVKGMTKAEAEAKGIELLKKVGLEQKANEYPSRLSGGQKQRVAIARALAMSPDVMLFDEPTSALDPEMVKEVLEVMKSLAHTGMTMAIVTHEMGFAREVADRVLFLDGGQLVEDAPPQEFFASPKSKRAQEFLEKML, from the coding sequence GTGATTAAAGTCGAGGATTTGCATAAATCGTTTGGGAAAGTAGAAGTATTAAAAGGAATTACGACAACGATTAAGCAAGGCGAAGTAGTGGCGATTATCGGTCCATCCGGATCAGGAAAATCGACGTTTTTACGCTGTTTAAACTTGTTGGAAGAACCGACGCGGGGGAGAATTTGGATTGGTGACCAGGAAATTACGGATAAAAAGACAAATATTATGAAAGTGCGCCAGCATGTCGGCATGGTGTTTCAACATTTTCACCTGTTCCCTCATATGACCGTGCTTGAAAATGTCACGTATGCCCCGATTAAAGTAAAAGGAATGACGAAAGCCGAGGCGGAAGCGAAAGGCATCGAGCTGTTGAAAAAGGTCGGATTGGAACAAAAGGCAAATGAATATCCAAGCCGGCTGTCGGGCGGGCAAAAGCAGCGCGTGGCGATTGCAAGGGCGCTTGCCATGTCGCCAGATGTGATGCTGTTTGATGAACCAACGTCAGCGTTGGACCCGGAAATGGTCAAAGAAGTGCTCGAAGTAATGAAGTCGCTTGCCCATACGGGAATGACGATGGCGATTGTCACTCATGAAATGGGCTTTGCCCGTGAAGTCGCCGACCGAGTGTTGTTTTTAGACGGCGGCCAGCTTGTCGAGGACGCGCCGCCACAAGAATTTTTTGCATCTCCGAAAAGCAAGCGGGCTCAAGAATTTCTTGAAAAGATGTTATAA
- a CDS encoding amino acid ABC transporter permease translates to MNLDFSQIVPSIPYILKGTAVTLKIVVFAALLGFVLGVILALMKIGRIKVLAWFADAYTSVFRGTPLVLQLVLIYFGIPQLIGVDIGAFPSAVIAFGLNSAAYVSEIIRAGILAVDKGQREAALALGVPYKLMMRDIILPQALKNILPALMNELITLTKESAVVTVIGALDVMRRAYIVGGQAYRYIEPLLIAGCIYYVLVMLLTLLGKALEGRLRKSD, encoded by the coding sequence GTGAACTTAGATTTTTCACAAATTGTTCCATCAATTCCATATATATTGAAAGGAACCGCAGTTACGTTAAAAATTGTCGTTTTTGCGGCGTTGTTAGGGTTTGTTCTTGGAGTTATTTTAGCGTTGATGAAGATTGGCAGAATAAAGGTTTTGGCGTGGTTTGCTGATGCGTATACATCCGTATTTCGCGGCACGCCGCTTGTGTTGCAGCTTGTGCTCATTTATTTTGGCATTCCACAGCTTATTGGTGTGGATATCGGAGCGTTTCCTTCAGCGGTCATCGCGTTCGGGTTAAACTCTGCCGCTTATGTTTCTGAAATTATCCGCGCCGGCATTTTAGCCGTTGATAAAGGACAGCGGGAAGCGGCGCTGGCGCTTGGTGTTCCGTATAAGCTAATGATGCGTGATATTATTTTGCCGCAAGCGTTGAAAAATATTTTGCCGGCACTGATGAATGAATTGATTACATTGACGAAAGAATCTGCCGTCGTTACGGTAATCGGAGCGCTCGATGTCATGCGGCGTGCTTACATCGTCGGCGGACAAGCATATCGGTATATTGAGCCGCTGTTGATTGCTGGATGTATTTACTACGTTTTAGTCATGCTTCTTACGCTGCTTGGCAAAGCGTTAGAAGGGAGATTGAGAAAAAGTGATTAA
- a CDS encoding transporter substrate-binding domain-containing protein, whose protein sequence is MKKSLLLFIASILFVGLLSACGTGGEQKNGSGEQKKVLKMGTSADYAPFEYIDTAKGNDIIGFDVDLAKMIAKELGYEIQIVDMDFTGLIPALQSGKVDFVLAGMTPTEKRKKSVDFSDVYYVARNMIVSKKGSGIKTVEDLKGKTVGVQTGSIQEGEANKIAKTVDIKIESRNRIPELIQEIQAGRFDVAIIEDTVAKGYLKNSNGKLEGHTIPTSEQEAGSAIAFPKGSKLRDEFNKVLQEKMKNGEVDKLIKKWFDQ, encoded by the coding sequence ATGAAAAAATCGTTGTTGCTTTTTATTGCTAGTATTCTATTCGTTGGTTTGCTCTCGGCGTGTGGCACAGGGGGAGAACAGAAAAACGGAAGCGGAGAGCAAAAGAAAGTACTAAAAATGGGTACTTCCGCCGATTATGCGCCATTTGAATATATTGATACGGCGAAAGGGAATGACATTATTGGCTTTGATGTCGATTTGGCGAAAATGATTGCGAAAGAATTAGGATATGAAATTCAAATCGTTGATATGGATTTTACTGGTCTTATCCCAGCACTGCAGTCAGGAAAAGTAGACTTTGTGTTGGCAGGAATGACACCGACGGAAAAACGCAAGAAAAGCGTTGATTTCTCGGATGTGTATTATGTAGCGCGAAACATGATCGTTTCCAAGAAAGGAAGCGGTATTAAAACGGTTGAAGATTTAAAAGGAAAAACGGTTGGTGTTCAAACGGGCTCGATTCAAGAAGGAGAAGCAAATAAAATTGCAAAGACAGTGGACATAAAAATTGAAAGCCGCAACCGCATTCCAGAATTAATTCAAGAGATTCAAGCAGGGCGCTTTGATGTAGCAATTATCGAAGATACAGTCGCGAAAGGGTATTTGAAAAATAGCAATGGCAAATTAGAAGGGCACACGATTCCAACAAGCGAACAAGAAGCAGGCTCCGCTATCGCCTTCCCGAAAGGCAGCAAGCTGCGCGATGAATTTAACAAAGTATTGCAAGAAAAAATGAAAAACGGCGAGGTAGACAAGTTGATTAAAAAATGGTTTGACCAGTAA